A stretch of Brassica napus cultivar Da-Ae chromosome C6, Da-Ae, whole genome shotgun sequence DNA encodes these proteins:
- the LOC106402918 gene encoding pectinesterase inhibitor-like yields the protein MMKQFTGLVFLCIISFFSIGGNANSSLISDLCKHCDDPKLCLSTIKSRPESGEFAATNNQIEIIAISVASSDASATSAYIKEKLSHEDLEPATEATFEDCQKNYQDAVEQLDDSISAMLTDAHADVDVWLHAAISAIESCDTELESRGGNDAELSKRNEVFLKLCKNALVINKMLT from the coding sequence ATGATGAAGCAATTCACCGGACTTGTCTTTCTCTGCATCATTTCTTTCTTCTCCATCGGTGGAAATGCTAATTCCAGTTTAATTTCCGATCTGTGCAAACATTGTGACGACCCAAAACTCTGTCTCTCTACCATAAAGTCGCGTCCTGAGTCCGGCGAATTTGCAGCCACCAACAACCAAATTGAGATTATAGCTATCTCCGTTGCATCGTCAGACGCATCTGCTACTTCTGCTTACATCAAGGAAAAGCTGAGCCATGAGGATTTGGAGCCAGCAACGGAGGCCACATTTGAAGACTGCCAGAAAAACTACCAAGATGCTGTGGAGCAGCTCGACGACTCAATATCCGCCATGCTCACCGACGCACATGCTGACGTTGACGTCTGGCTGCATGCGGCGATAAGCGCCATAGAGTCATGTGATACCGAGTTAGAGTCACGCGGAGGAAATGATGCAGAGCTTTCAAAGAGAAACGAGGTGTTTCTCAAGTTGTGCAAAAACGCTTTGGTGATAAACAAGATGTTAACCTGA
- the LOC125588853 gene encoding heavy metal-associated isoprenylated plant protein 41-like: MSENEKAIKKAMKLASGTSGVRSVTIHGQNDQLVVVGAGIDTAELTRLLRKKVCPTTSIVTVQAAPPPPPQQQQQPPQFHLMEHHNEMAPARRCICEIPNSGFCGFCRLPSYQMVALPYPAPLVYREESDGCRIM; the protein is encoded by the exons ATGAGCGAGAATGAGAAAGCAATAAAGAAAGCTATGAAACTCGCGTCAGGAACATCAG GTGTGAGATCTGTAACGATTCACGGACAGAACGATCAGTTGGTTGTTGTGGGAGCGGGAATTGACACCGCCGAGCTAACACGTCTGCTCCGGAAGAAAGTTTGTCCCACCACGTCCATCGTCACCGTTCAGGCCGCACCGCCTCCGCCGCcccagcagcagcagcagccacCGCAGTTTCATCTAATGGAACATCACAACGAGATGGCTCCGGCGAGAAGATGCATATGCGAGATACCGAATTCGGGTTTCTGCGGGTTTTGTAGACTACCCTCTTACCAGATGGTAGCTCTGCCATATCCAGCTCCCCTGGTCTACCGTGAAGAATCTGATGGTTGCAGAATCATGTGA